A DNA window from Phyllostomus discolor isolate MPI-MPIP mPhyDis1 chromosome X, mPhyDis1.pri.v3, whole genome shotgun sequence contains the following coding sequences:
- the LOC114505661 gene encoding melanoma-associated antigen B16-like — protein sequence MAFNQKNPQGSPNQPLQSRSETQGLEAAKAPEAVEKADLSSHPPMPGSLKKAPAAGIPSTPERTHSFCSSSMVTMAILSSQSGEGSSSHEEGDGTLEADSDPRNAPIDALDERAAWLVDFLLFKYEKKEPATKAEMLKIVNKLYQDHFTDILVKASERMEIIFGLEVKEVDPIQHHYAIVIKLGLTYDGMLHGVKGVPKTGILILLLGAIFMNGNRATEEEIWKILSVIKLYPGKKHYIFGDPRNLITKHFVEENYLIYHLMANSYPAQREYLWGPRAHAETTKMEVLKYLAKVHGSDPSSFTSLYEEALEEEQERCRAKTATTAIDNPGHC from the coding sequence ATGGCTTTTAATCAGAAGAATCCACAGGGCTCACCCAACCAACCCCTTCAGAGCCGCAGTGAGACCCAAGGCCTGGAGGCTGCAAAGGCACCAGAGGCTGTGGAGAAGGCCgatctctcctcccaccctcccatgCCTGGCAGTTTGAAGAAGGCTCCTGCTGCTGGTATCCCCAGTACTCCTGAGAGAACTCACAGTTTCTGCTCCTCCTCAATGGTCACCATGGCCATACTATCAAGCCAGTCTGGTGAGGGGTCCAGTAGCCATGAGGAGGGGGATGGCACCTTAGAGGCAGATTCAGACCCCAGGAATGCGCCCATAGATGCTCTAGATGAAAGGGCGGCTTGGTTGGTGGATTTTCTGCTCTTCAAGTATGAAAAGAAAGAACCAGCAACCAAGGCAGAAATGTTGAAGATTGTCAACAAACTGTACCAAGACCACTTCACTGATATCTTAGTGAAAGCCTCTGAGCGCATGGAGATAATCTTTGGCCTTGAAGTGAAGGAAGTGGATCCCATCCAGCACCACTACGCCATCGTCATCAAATTGGGCCTCACCTATGATGGGATGCTGCATGGTGTAAAGGGCGTGCCCAAGACCGGCATTTTGATACTTCTTCTGGGGGCCATCTTCATGAATGGCAACCGTGCCACTGAAGAGGAAATCTGGAAAATTCTGAGTGTGATAAAGTTATATCCTGGGAAGAAGCATTACATCTTTGGAGATCCCAGGAATCTCATCACCAAACATTTTGTGGAGGAGAATTACCTAATTTACCATCTGATGGCCAACAGTTATCCTGCACAACGTGAATACCTGTGGGGCCCGAGAGCACATGCTGAAACCACCAAGATGGAAGTCCTAAAGTATTTGGCCAAGGTTCACGGGTCTGACCCAAGTTCTTTCACATCTCTGTATGAAGAGGCATTAGAGGAAGAACAAGAGAGATGTCGGGCCAAAACTGCCACCACAGCTATTGATAATCCTGGCCATTGCTAG